One window of Pleurodeles waltl isolate 20211129_DDA chromosome 3_1, aPleWal1.hap1.20221129, whole genome shotgun sequence genomic DNA carries:
- the CXCR5 gene encoding C-X-C chemokine receptor type 5 encodes MEVLNESQDFTDFTDLDISYEMNYSSNNFTYYGYVCPALESTTLESSSNFLSFQTHFILCGYLLVFILGVAGNGLMLAILMRYKHARRLTENYLLHLAIADLLLLLTFPFAMVEVLSGWIFGEFLCRTVYSIHKVNFYSSSLLLGCISVDRYLAVVHAVHTYNKRNPASIHLTCLVVWLLCLLLAVPSLIMLEVSHVNVGVNINGRINTNGSSNPSYNYSRCVYSQFSYSSRWWHANRFVHHLVGFMVPLLVMSVCYAAIVRALCRSQGFGKQKAVRVALVITGVFFLCWTPYNIVIFLDTLLELEALQGCSLSLYLPSAIIVTEALGFLHCCLNPILYAFISVKFRQELLRVLGQMGCLGQRGLQKVLQIKRRSSGTDSDNATSVSTY; translated from the exons ATGGAGGTCCTCAACGAGAGCCAGGATTTCACTGACTTT ACTGATCTGGATATATCCTATGAGATGAACTATAGCAGCAACAACTTCACATATTATGGCTATGTCTGCCCTGCTTTGGAATCCACCACTCTGGAAAGCAGCTCCAATTTTCTCTCCTTCCAGACGCACTTCATCCTCTGCGGCTACTTACTGGTCTTCATCCTGGGTGTGGCAGGGAATGGGCTAATGCTGGCTATCCTCATGCGCTACAAGCATGCACGCCGATTGACTGAGAACTACCTGCTGCACTTGGCCATAGCCGACCTTCtgctgcttctcaccttccccttcgCCATGGTTGAGGTCCTTTCTGGGTGGATCTTCGGTGAGTTCCTCTGCAGGACAGTGTACTCCATCCACAAGGTCAACTTTTACAGCAGTAGCCTGCTCTTGGGCTGTATCAGCGTGGACCGCTATCTGGCTGTGGTACACGCTGTGCACACCTATAATAAGAGGAATCCTGCCTCTATCCATCTGACCTGCTTGGTGGTGTGGCTTCTGTGCCTTCTGCTAGCAGTACCATCACTCATCATGCTGGAGGTGTCCCATGTTAATGTCGGGGTCAACATCAATGGCAGAATCAATACCAATGGTAGCAGCAACCCAAGCTACAACTACAGTAGGTGTGTCTACTCACAGTTCTCATACAGCAGCAGATGGTGGCATGCCAACCGCTTTGTACATCACTTGGTGGGCTTTATGGTGCCGCTGTTGGTGATGAGTGTCTGCTATGCAGCCATTGTGCGGGCACTCTGCAGATCACAAGGCTTTGGGAAGCAGAAGGCGGTGCGAGTGGCTCtggtcatcactggggtcttcttcCTCTGCTGGACCCCATACAACATTGTTATCTTCCTGGACACCTTGCTGGAGCTGGAAGCATTGCAGGGCTGCAGCCTGAGCCTATACCTTCCCAGTGCCATCATTGTGACAGAAGCACTGGGCTTCCTGCACTGCTGCCTCAACCCCATCCTCTACGCCTTTATTAGTGTCAAATTCCGTCAGGAGCTCCTGAGGGTCTTGGGACAGATGGGCTGCCTGGGTCAAAGGGGACTACAGAAGGTGCTTCAGATAAAAAGAAGAAGCAGTGGTACTGACTCAGACAATGCCACCTCAGTCTCCACCTACTGA